GTTGAGAAGATCGCGTCAATAATAAGCTATTACGAGGAGAGATAAATTCTAATGCTGACTTGAAAATTTTATTCTTGGGTCAGCGATCACATAGAGAATATCAGCTATCAGTAGGCTTACTAGAGTGAGTAATGCTGATATCGCACTTAATCCCATCACTATCGGATAATCTCTTGAAAACACCGCGTTGTAAAAGAGTTGTCCTATCCCGGGAAGAGAGAATATCTTTTCAATTATTATACTTCCTGCTATTAGTGCTGGTAAGACAGTACTGAATATCGTTATCACTGGTATCAGGCTATTTCTTAAGATATAGTGAAATCTAACTTTTCTTTCCAAGATACCTAGAGACCTAGCGAACTTAACATACTCCTGATTTGATACTTCAATTATTGATGTTCTTACTACTTTTGCTACGAATGCTATTCCAGCGTAAGATAGAACTATGACTGGTAGAGTAACGTGGTATGCTACATCCATAAGTTTTTCAAAGAAATTCATCTCGTCAAAGTTTATAGATGTAAAACCACCGATTGGAAAGATACCAAGCCAGATTGCAAGTATAAGAAGCAACATTAGTGCAACCCATGGCTCAAAGAGAGAGTATAATCCAAATAGGACAACACTAGATGTTTTG
This window of the Spirochaetota bacterium genome carries:
- a CDS encoding ABC transporter permease, whose product is MFLYIVKRILLIIPTFIGITIVIFLVVHLAPGDPIKGMIGELSNKLSPEAYENFKRSYGLDKPILERYLIWFRNFILFDFGNSFQYGKKVSELILERLPVTITINILSQLIILIFGITIGVLAGIHRGKLFDKTSSVVLFGLYSLFEPWVALMLLLILAIWLGIFPIGGFTSINFDEMNFFEKLMDVAYHVTLPVIVLSYAGIAFVAKVVRTSIIEVSNQEYVKFARSLGILERKVRFHYILRNSLIPVITIFSTVLPALIAGSIIIEKIFSLPGIGQLFYNAVFSRDYPIVMGLSAISALLTLVSLLIADILYVIADPRIKFSSQH